Within Paracoccus jeotgali, the genomic segment CAGTTTCTGGCGGAACGCGGCATCCGGGTGAACGCGGTCGCGCCGGGGCCGGTCTGGACGCCGCTGATCCCGGCCAGCATGTCGCCCGACACGGTGCAGAAATTCGGCCAGAACTACCCGATGGGCCGCCCCGCGCAGCCGGTGGAACTGGCCTCGGCCTATGTCATGTTGGCCGAGCCGATGTCGAGCTATGTCTCGGGCGCGACGATCGCCGTGACGGGCGGCAAGCCGATGATGTGACGCAAGGCCCGGAACCGCGCCTGCGGCTGCGGGTTGGGCCGCAAGCTGCACAGGAAAAGACGGGCACAGGAAAAAACATGGCACCGCGCGTCTATTGGAAAGGCTATCTCAAGCTGTCGCTGGTGACCTGTCCGGTGACGATGATGCCGGCCACCTCGGACGCCGACAAGATCCGTTTTCACACGCTGAACGCCAAGACCGGCAACCGCATCGCCAGCCAGTATGTCGATGCGGTGACCGGCAAGCCGGTCAAGGACAGCGACGAGGTCAGGGGCTATCCCCGGTCCGAGGACGACTATGTCATGCTCGAGGATGACGAGATCGAGGCGGTGGCGCTGGACAGCACCCGGACCATCAATATCGAGAAATTCGTCGAGGCGGATTCCATCGCCTGGGTCTGGTATGACAAGCCGCATTACCTGATGCCAGGCGACGAGGTCGGGGCCGAGGCCTTCGCCGTCATCCGCGACGCCATGCAGGCGACGGGCACAGTGGGCATCTCGCGGCTGGTGATGTATCGGCGCGAGCGGGCGGTGATGCTGAAGCCACGCGGCAAGGGGATCGTGCTGTGGACGCTGCGCTATGGCGACGAGGTCCGCGACGAGGCCGAGTATTTCGGCAAGCTCGACACCCAGACGCCCGCGCCCTCGCTGATGAAGATGGTGACCAAGCTGATCGGGCAGAAGACCGGCGAGTGGTCCCCCGACATGGTCAGCGATCCGGTGCAGGAAAACCTGGCCGAGATCATCGCCGCCAAGAAGAAGGCGCGCAAGAAGCCCGGCAAGAAGACCAAGGCAGAGCCGGAAGCCGAGCGCGGCAATGTCGTGAACATCGTGGATGCGCTGAAGAAAAGCCTTGCTGCCGAGCGGGGGAAATAGCCGATAGGTTTCGTGGTGCAGCGGCAGATCAGCGCCGCCACCCGGTCGCGTCAGCAGCGGCAGGACAGGGTTGTTTGCCCCCCGTGTCCGGCAGCCGGTCAGCAACCGTTACCGGTCAGCGGCAGATCAGCCGCCTTGTGCTAAGGGTCAGCGGCAGGTCACGCCGATTGATCTCGATTACCGGTCAGTCAGCTTTCCCCTTGCCCGCAGGCAGCGGCACGGCAGCAGCCAGAAAATCCTGCCACGGATCGGCCACCAGCCCGTTCAGGCGGGCGGTGGCGTTCAGCACGGTGAAGTGATCCGGCCCGATCTGGGGGCTCAACTCTTCCCACGCCAGCGGCATCGAGACCGGCGCGCCTTCGCGGGCGCGGCTGGAATAGGCGGCGACGGTGGTCGCGCCCCGCTGGTTGCGCAGATAGTCGATCAGGATGCGGCCCTTGCGCTTGGATTTCGTGATCGTCGCGACAAAGCGCTCCGGCTCGTCGGCCGCCATCTGCGCGGCGATGGCCTTGGTGAACGCCTTCAGCGCCGTCCACGACGCCTTGGGCTTCAGCGGTGCCACCACATGCAGCCCTTTCCCGCCCGAGGTCTTGACGAAACAGTTCAGCCCCGCCGCCTGCAGCCGCGCCCGCACCTCTTGCGCGGCGTCGATCACTGCCTGCCAGCCCACCCCCTCGCCGGGATCGAGGTCCATCGTCAGGCTGTCGGGCTTGTCCAGATTGGCGTTCATCGCGCCCCAGGGGTGGATTTCCAGCGCGCCCGACTGGACCAGACCGATCAGCCCGTCCAGATCGTCGATCGAGATCAGCTTTTCGCCGCCCTTGTCCTTGGGATCCGTGACCTGCCGCACATGCTTGTTCAGCCCGCTGCGCGCGTGCTTCTGGAAAAACCGCTGCCCGGTGATGCCACTGGGCGCGCGCACCAAGGCCAGCGGGCGGCCCACCACCAACGGCGCCATATAGGGCCAAACGTCGGTATAATAATCCGCCAACCCCTCTTTCGTGACCCCGGCCTCGGGCCAATAGATGCGGTCGGGATGGGTCAGCGTCACCCGTCGGCGCGGCGCCTCAGGGGTCTTGCGCTGCGATTCCTGCACCACCTCGGTCGCCGGCTTGTCCTCGCGCAGCCCCCGAAACGAGGCGTGGCGCAGATGCCCGTCGGCGGTCCAGGCGCGGAACTCGACCTCGGCCACCAGCTTCGGCTGGACGAACTGGACGCCGCGCCGCTGCGTCGCGTCCAACTTGTCGGCAAAGGGGCTGTCGGGCGTTTCCAGCGCCTGCAACTGCCGGAACAGATCGCGCGCGACCTGCGCCTTGAACCCGGTCCCGACCCGGCCGACATGGTGCAGCGCCCCGTCGCGGTAAACCCCCAGCACCAGCGAGCCGATGGCCTTGTCCGTGGCCGACGAGGGCACATAGCCCCCCACCACGAACTCCTGCCGGTCCGAGCATTTCGACTTGATCCAGCTTTTCCCGCGACCCGAGCGATAGGGCGCGTCCAGCCGCTTGGACACGATCCCTTCGAGGCTCAGCCGGCAGGCATGGCGCAGCACCAGGTCGCCGCTTTCGGTGAAATCGCTGCTGAACCGCACCGGCCCCTGATCGGGCAGGATCGCCGCCAGCCGCGATTTGCGCGTCTGCAGCGCGGCTTGCCGCAGGTCGAAGCCGTCCAGATACATCAGGTCGAAAGCATAGAAGACAAAGCGGTCGGTCCGCCCCTCGCTCAGATCCGCCTGCAGCGCGGAAAAGCTCGAGGCGCTGTTGCCCCCCTCGACCACCACCTCGCCATCGATCAGCGCGGTGGTGACGGGCAGGGCCTTCAGCGCCGCGATCAACCCGTCGCCGAAGCGGTCGGTCCAGTCGAGCCCGCTGCGGGTCAGCAGCTTGACCTGACCCTCGGCGATATGGGCCTGCAGGCGATAGCCGTCGAACTTGATCTCGTGTATCCAGCCCTCGCCCTCGGGCGCCTTGGCGCGAAGGGTGGCGAGCGCGGGCTGGACGAAATCCGGCATCTTCGCCTTCTTCGCGCCGTCCATGTCGGGCGCGGGCTTGGCCTTGGCGGCTTTGGCCTTTGGCTTGCGCTTCGGCGCCGCGCCTTTCTCGGCCTCGGCCGCGACCTCTTCGACGCTGCGGCCGCTTGCCACCGACTCGGGCCGCTCTTCCAGAATGTCCGGCGCATCCTCGCCGCGGGCGGCCTCGTCATCGGCTTTGATCAGCAGCCAGTTCTCGCGCTTCTCATTGGGCTTCTTCTGCATCCGCACCAGGTGCCAACGCCCGGTCAGCTTCTCGCCCTGCAATTCGAATTCCAGATGCCCCTTGGCATAGCCCTTGTCCGCGTCGCCCAGCGGCTGCCACTGACCCCGGTCCCACAGGATGACCGCGCCGCCGCCATATTGCCCCTTTGGGATGTTGCCCTCAAAACCGCCATAATCCAGCGGATGATCCTCGACATGGACCGCGAGCCGCTTTGCGCCGGGCACGAGGCTTGGACCCTTGGTCACGGCCCAGCTTTTCAGCACCCCGTCCATTTCCAGCCGGAAATCGTAGTGCAGCCGCCGGGCGGCGTGTTTCTGGATCACGAAGGACCGCCCAGGCGTCTGCGCGACCTTCCCCTCGGGTTCCGAGGTGATGGTGAAGTCGCGCTTGCGGCGATAGGGGTCCAGCTTTGCCATGATCAACCGGCCTTCTTGGTCTTGCCCTTGGCCGGAGTCCTGGCCGCCGCTTTGGTCTTGCGCGGCTTGGCCTTGCCCTTGCCCGCAGCGCCCGCGCTTTTCCGCAGCGCCTGCATCAGATCGACGACATTCGACGGCGCCGCCCGCTTGGGCGCAGCGATCTTGCGCCCCTCGATCTTGGCCTTCACCAGCTCGGCGAGGGCGGCATCATAGCGGTCGTCGAAATCGGCCGGATCGAAACTGCCGCGCTTGGTGTCGATGATATGTTCGGCCAGATCCAGCATCTCGCCGCTCAGCTTGAGGTCGGGCACATCGTCGAACGCCTCTTCGGCCGAGCGCACCTCATAGTCGAAGTTCAGCGTCGTCGCGATCAGCCCGTCACCATGCGGGCGCACCAGCACCGTGCGGCAGCGCCGGAACAGCACCGTCCGGGCCAGCGCCGCGACGTTCTTCTTGCGCATCCCCTCGCGGATCAGCGCGAACGCCTCGTGCC encodes:
- the ku gene encoding non-homologous end joining protein Ku, whose amino-acid sequence is MAARAVWKGVLKIAEVSCPVALYTATSTSDRVSFHTLNRATGNRVRRQYVDSDTGKPVERDDQVKGYEVAPGEYVVLTPEEVASAVPDSDKALNVSSFIPCAQVDNLYLDKPYYVLPSDPSGHEAFALIREGMRKKNVAALARTVLFRRCRTVLVRPHGDGLIATTLNFDYEVRSAEEAFDDVPDLKLSGEMLDLAEHIIDTKRGSFDPADFDDRYDAALAELVKAKIEGRKIAAPKRAAPSNVVDLMQALRKSAGAAGKGKAKPRKTKAAARTPAKGKTKKAG
- the ligD gene encoding DNA ligase D yields the protein MAKLDPYRRKRDFTITSEPEGKVAQTPGRSFVIQKHAARRLHYDFRLEMDGVLKSWAVTKGPSLVPGAKRLAVHVEDHPLDYGGFEGNIPKGQYGGGAVILWDRGQWQPLGDADKGYAKGHLEFELQGEKLTGRWHLVRMQKKPNEKRENWLLIKADDEAARGEDAPDILEERPESVASGRSVEEVAAEAEKGAAPKRKPKAKAAKAKPAPDMDGAKKAKMPDFVQPALATLRAKAPEGEGWIHEIKFDGYRLQAHIAEGQVKLLTRSGLDWTDRFGDGLIAALKALPVTTALIDGEVVVEGGNSASSFSALQADLSEGRTDRFVFYAFDLMYLDGFDLRQAALQTRKSRLAAILPDQGPVRFSSDFTESGDLVLRHACRLSLEGIVSKRLDAPYRSGRGKSWIKSKCSDRQEFVVGGYVPSSATDKAIGSLVLGVYRDGALHHVGRVGTGFKAQVARDLFRQLQALETPDSPFADKLDATQRRGVQFVQPKLVAEVEFRAWTADGHLRHASFRGLREDKPATEVVQESQRKTPEAPRRRVTLTHPDRIYWPEAGVTKEGLADYYTDVWPYMAPLVVGRPLALVRAPSGITGQRFFQKHARSGLNKHVRQVTDPKDKGGEKLISIDDLDGLIGLVQSGALEIHPWGAMNANLDKPDSLTMDLDPGEGVGWQAVIDAAQEVRARLQAAGLNCFVKTSGGKGLHVVAPLKPKASWTALKAFTKAIAAQMAADEPERFVATITKSKRKGRILIDYLRNQRGATTVAAYSSRAREGAPVSMPLAWEELSPQIGPDHFTVLNATARLNGLVADPWQDFLAAAVPLPAGKGKAD
- the ku gene encoding non-homologous end joining protein Ku, with translation MAPRVYWKGYLKLSLVTCPVTMMPATSDADKIRFHTLNAKTGNRIASQYVDAVTGKPVKDSDEVRGYPRSEDDYVMLEDDEIEAVALDSTRTINIEKFVEADSIAWVWYDKPHYLMPGDEVGAEAFAVIRDAMQATGTVGISRLVMYRRERAVMLKPRGKGIVLWTLRYGDEVRDEAEYFGKLDTQTPAPSLMKMVTKLIGQKTGEWSPDMVSDPVQENLAEIIAAKKKARKKPGKKTKAEPEAERGNVVNIVDALKKSLAAERGK